The following are encoded together in the Salmonella enterica subsp. enterica serovar Choleraesuis genome:
- a CDS encoding DUF421 domain-containing protein, with amino-acid sequence METVLRAASMYIVLMIVLKIAGKRTLLEMTSFDLILLLIISEATQQALLGNDFSVTGAALTIVTLIVVDILFGMMKGWFPRLELFIDGSPLILVEHGKLLPMRAKRAGITEDDVLNSARSSQGLERLDQIKFAILEKNGKISIIPEEQS; translated from the coding sequence ATGGAAACGGTACTGCGCGCGGCCAGTATGTATATAGTGCTGATGATAGTGTTAAAAATTGCCGGTAAGCGAACCCTGCTGGAGATGACTTCTTTTGACCTTATCCTCTTGCTAATTATAAGCGAGGCGACTCAACAGGCTTTGTTGGGTAATGACTTCTCGGTGACAGGGGCCGCTTTAACAATAGTGACGCTGATCGTCGTGGATATTCTGTTTGGCATGATGAAAGGCTGGTTTCCCCGGCTGGAGTTATTTATTGATGGCAGTCCGTTAATTTTAGTTGAACACGGGAAACTTCTGCCGATGCGGGCTAAACGCGCCGGAATAACCGAAGACGATGTGCTTAACTCCGCCCGTAGCAGCCAGGGGCTGGAACGGTTGGACCAAATCAAATTCGCCATCCTTGAGAAGAATGGCAAAATTTCGATTATTCCTGAGGAGCAGTCGTAA